The DNA segment CGTGGTCCAGCGCGGCACTCGCTTCATCGAAGGTCAGGCGCCGGAAGGCACGCGGGCCGTCGAGTAGCGCCGTGATGTGGTCCATCGATCCCGCGGCCGCGCGGATGAGGCCCTCGTGCCGGCCCGCCAATTCCCCGACAACATGGCGCAGGTACGCCTCTACGACGGTCATGACGTCGTGCAGGCCGCCGGGAATCTCGGCCTCGCTGTGAAAGAACTGGCACAGATGCGTCGCGTCGGGTGCCTCGCCGCGAAATGACGGCATCAGGTAATAGGCTCCGCGGTCGGCCAGCCGACAAAGGTACTCAAGGCTGAACTGCATGGAGTCGGCGAGGTATGTCGGCGCCCCGAAGAGGTCTACCTCGACCGGCAGCGAGTCACTGCCGAGGCCCATCGGCGAGGACACCGATCCGGTGGTCACCGGCAGATGACCGAATCGAATTCCACGTTCGGTCCAGAACTGCACAGTCGCCGAGGTGAAAGCGTCCTGGAGTGTGACCAGCGCCGCGTACCACGGACTTCCCATCACCGTCAGATAGTGGGTGTCGGGTATCCGCCAGGAGCCGGGCGGGGTCAGGGTGGCGGGAGTCGCTGTCGGACCGGACTCCGGTGCCGTCGCAGAGGGTGTCGTTTTCACGAACATATCGGTGACTTCCTTTCTCGGTTCTCGGTTTGCTCCGTGCTGAAGCCGGACTGCTCAGACCGGGCCGTGGGCAAGGGCGCGAGGGTGATGCCCCAGCTCGCACAAGCCCTCAGAAAGCGTGGGTCGAGGAGAGTGGCAAGGTCGCTTGTCCGAATGGGCCGCGCCCATTTCCAGCGGCGTGAGCCGGAGTCGGTGAGCATGTCGAGCTCTGGCCGGTCTGCCGCCGGGTGGGCGACCACCATGTGGGTCCCCGGCGGCAGGGTCGAAAGATGGCCGAGCAGGTCGTCCATCTTGGAACCCTCCGGGCGAGTGGAAAGGTGCCACACGGAATCCACTGCCATCGGAAT comes from the Streptomyces sp. NBC_01471 genome and includes:
- a CDS encoding asparagine synthetase A — translated: MFVKTTPSATAPESGPTATPATLTPPGSWRIPDTHYLTVMGSPWYAALVTLQDAFTSATVQFWTERGIRFGHLPVTTGSVSSPMGLGSDSLPVEVDLFGAPTYLADSMQFSLEYLCRLADRGAYYLMPSFRGEAPDATHLCQFFHSEAEIPGGLHDVMTVVEAYLRHVVGELAGRHEGLIRAAAGSMDHITALLDGPRAFRRLTFDEASAALDHDPRYIDREDGWRNLTRAGERQLMKIYGDFLWVTHWDTLAVPFYQRQDAQGRALNGDLLFGPGEVVGAGERHVNGNEVLGALRQHAVPTEGYEWYVQMKTENPLRTAGFGMGVERFLMWLLGQRDIRDLELLPRVNGRTILP